From Hydractinia symbiolongicarpus strain clone_291-10 chromosome 12, HSymV2.1, whole genome shotgun sequence, one genomic window encodes:
- the LOC130622405 gene encoding uncharacterized protein LOC130622405: MYVAIFHTEKHQNTAELIERITFHFVGRCVLAITVEKKVTLNFNDVISPHVSIAMFSLLLIILQTWIQVFKPFSIWRRLNYRDDVRIAEETITCCIFDTHCVLPHVFMQVVNGPSGFSAPTHAPTFRIRKLVYKKAALLTKHNDLKILNAEIKLKLKHVVGKQRSGTVSLNNCDVKKGTTYEDAENMYARYTKRYTGKLSFAGDYPSGLTSCRMDPLPPISSSLGWIPVAVGPRDYVHSLMCGSCLKISPRKLKKRSLRKKRTMNFQFDPTSNYYATVVDECVHCKPGDVQMYREGSGVHDIIYEAVDCPEFLGEEGYMHINLKQCNDKRMKLQIKNTKLPTVSLELFQENKWKCMPKTIDNFFLLSPQNDTKTYSPPLKARATAITGQTLGFTIDTLKNKREIIIPAQYSPFDTVSSGKAPRLKCFAKSDVPSKTETEADEYNLKKSNMTIDDLHKLPNNVHLLTSNGHLLKSPEKTNKSNLTTHLISNNNASNFLNQTYNSPPSVVKANRTLLNDNAHVSPMFHNSTLKKGLQVLKFLKEIKLNKQLPCKFDGTHSVPNNCASFSICQDGLRTLKQCPHGLLFNPVEGVCDWPHHVTCARTFGSNYIPLKGPIMDDDDVYTKKFT; the protein is encoded by the exons ATGTAT GTAGCCATTTTTCATACCGAAAAGCACCAAAACACAGCCGAGTTAATTGAGCGTATAACTTTTCATTTTGT TGGGAGATGTGTGTTGGCTATCACAGTTGAGAAAAAAGTGacattaaattttaatgacgtcatttcgcCGCACGTCAGCATTGCTATGTTCAGTTTGCTGTTAATTATACTCCAGACATGGATTCAAGTG TTCAAGCCATTTTCAATATGGCGGCGTTTAAACTATAGAGATGATGTGCGAATAGCTGAGGAAACAATAACATGCTGCATATTTGATACACATTGTGTACTACCACACGTCTTTATG CAAGTAGTCAATGGTCCTTCCGGTTTTTCTGCGCCAACGCATGCGCCTACATTTAGAATTCGGAAACTCGTCTATAAAAAAGCCGCTTTGCTTACTAAACACAATGATCTCAAAATCTTAAACGCTGagataaaactaaaattgaaaca CGTCGTTGGAAAGCAA AGGTCAGGTACAGTGTCTCTCAATAACTGCGATGTGAAGAAAGGGACTACGTACGAGGATGCAGAAAATATGTATGCTCGATACACCAAACGCTATACTGGAAAG ctttcgtttgccggtgattatcCATCAGGGCTTACATCATGTCGGATGGATCCCTTGCCACCTATATCGAGTTCACTTGGTTGGATTCCTGTCGCAGTTGGACCACGTGATTACGTTCATTCACTAATGTGCGGCTCTTGTTTGAAGATATCtccaagaaaattaaaaaaacgttctctAAGAAAGAAACGCACCATGAACTTTCAGTTTGATCCAACTTCTAATTATTATGCCACTGTTGTTGACGAATGTGTGCATTGTAAACCAG GCGACGTACAAATGTATCGAGAGGGGTCTGGGGTTCATGACATTATATACGAGGCGGTTGACTGTCCAGAGTTTCTTGGAGAAGAAGGTTACATGCATATCAATTTAAAGCAATGCAACGACAAGAGGATGaaattacaaattaaaaatacaaa GTTACCAACCGTTTCTTTGGAATTATTTCAAGAAAATAAATGGAAATGCATGCCGAAGACAATAGATAATTTTTTCCTGCTGTCTCCACAGAATGATACTAAAACATACAGTCCACCTCTAAAAGCTCGAGCAACAGCTATAACTGGTCAAACTTTAGGCTTTACGATCGATACTCTTAAAAACAAGAGAGAAATTATCATTCCAGCTCAGTATAGCCCGTTTGATACAG TATCATCTGGAAAAGCTCCTAGGCTAAAATGTTTCGCTAAAAGTGACGTACCCTCCAAAACGGAAACGGAAGCtgatgagtacaatttaaagaaGAGCAATATGACCATTGATGATTTGCATAAATTGCCAa ATAACGTTCATTTACTTACGTCTAATGGTCATCTCTTGAAATCAccggaaaaaacaaacaaatcaaatttaacaACACACCTGATCAGCAATAACAACGCATCTAATTTTCTGAATCAAACCTACAACTCGCCACCATCTGTTGTGAAAGCCAACCGTACGCTACTAAATGACAACGCACATGTGTCGCCGATGTTTCATAattccacattaaaaaaaggcctgcaagttttaaaatttctgaAAGAAATCAAACTAAATAAGCAACTGCCTTGTAAATTTGATGGAACACATTCTGTACCTAATAACTGTGCCTCGTTTTCTATATGTCAGGACGGACTTCGAACATTAAAACAGTGTCCCCATGGTTTGTTGTTTAACCCTGTGGAGGGTGTCTGTGATTGGCCGCACCATGTAACGTGTGCACGAACTTTTGGGTCCAATTACATTCCGTTGAAAGGCCCTATTATGGATGATGATGACGTTTACACTAAGAAATTTACTTAA
- the LOC130621647 gene encoding lysosomal membrane ascorbate-dependent ferrireductase CYB561A3-like, with protein sequence MYRVQKQFVEGASEWMKMETTPFMDEDDRTHDLSKKQKYIDSSDTNWTVFYVVFIATEVVGALCIILVVVLVTQYMGGFAWDGSKQMFNYHPVFMVTGMVVLYGNSAMVYRIFRRQNKISVKLLHAALHLGALIFAVVGLYAVFKFHITAGYRNMYSIHSWFGMGAVVLFCCQYLFGFLGFLYPKFVENQRGYYLKTHVYFGGVILALAIVACASGITEQMLFKFKDVYSKKSSVGIIANSLGVCIALYAMLVGFILYNTSYKRSSKN encoded by the exons a tgTATCGGGTACAAAAACAGTTTGTTGAAGGTGCAAGTGAGTGGATGAAAATGGAGACCACACCTTTTATGGATGAAGATGATAGAACACATGACTTAAgcaaaaaacagaaatatatagATTCAAGCGATACAAATTGGACAGTGTTTTACGTAGTATTCATCGCAACTGAAGTAGTTGGCGCGCTATGTATTATTTTAGTTGTGGTGTTGGTGACACAGTATATGGGCGGGTTTGCATGGGATGGATCAAAACAAATGTTCAACTACCACCCTGTGTTTATGGTGACTGGAATGGTTGTGTTGTATGGAAATT CTGCGATGGTATATCGAATCTTTCGCCGACAAAATAAGATCTCCGTAAAACTCCTACATGCTGCTCTCCACCTGGGCGCTTTAATATTCGCCGTGGTCGGATTATACGCTGTGTTCAAATTTCATATAACAGCAGGATATCGGAACATGTATTCCATTCATAGTTGGTTCGGCATGGGTGCTGTTGTATTGTTCTGTTGCCAG TACCTGTTTGGATTTCTTGGTTTCTTGTACCCCAAATTTGTCGAAAATCAAAGGggatattatttaaaaacacatgtCTACTTTGGTGGTGTTATTTTGGCATTGGCTATTGTAGCTTGTGCGTCAGGTATTACAGAGCAGATGTTATTTAA ATTCAAAGATGTGTATTCAAAGAAGTCTTCAGTTGGTATCATAGCCAACTCTCTTGGTGTTTGTATTGCTCTGTATGCCATGTTGGTCGGCTTCATATTGTATAACACATCATACAAACGAAGTTCGAAAAATTGA
- the LOC130621649 gene encoding uncharacterized protein LOC130621649 — protein sequence MKVLCSIMQYYAILRWLWIIDRKICIFYVTIESIMKALCSIMRYYVGMAIDRKNMYFLCNDREYYEGIMQYYAILRWYGHRQKIYVFFMNYEGIMQYYAVLCDITLVWIIDRKNMYFLWNDREYYEGIMQYYAILRWYGHRQKIFVFFM from the exons atgaaggtattatgcagtattatgcagtattatgcgatattacgttggttatggattattgacagaaaaatatgtattttttatgtaacgatagagagtattatgaaggcattatgcagtattatgcgatattacgttggtatggccatcgacagaaaaaatatgtattttttatgtaacgacagagagtattatgaaggtattatgcagtattatgcgatattacgttggtatggccatcgacagaaaatttatgtattttttatgaattatgaaggtattatgca gtattatgcagtattatgcgatattacgttggtatggattattgacagaaaaaatatgtattttttatggaacgatagagagtattatgaaggcattatgcagtattatgcgatattacgttggtatggccatcgacagaaaatttttgtattttttatgtaa
- the LOC130622404 gene encoding uncharacterized protein LOC130622404, translating into MYSWIASFFTTDDNEDESLYAKSQEENEKAEGEWTWIEVIENDSDQSFILIQSSEEQRCQFASCQEKPHIKKRRTRRERMAEKTFIKCLHLDHALSKKKTKPILKPLSLKALCRRKLSTSEVLSSTCHSPTEDFWPQNNEFDLETILRTALLMKQLVGIAIMLEKNQLDEGLQLWLEDFQYRCNQQSIEWKQKPAIMWKPSSVSTCASKPSSEYNGWKDGNNSGNDILFISEVTYHMPGWMSKIDVFDEDEVQMTNKIDFPNWIRKIDVFEEAERKTRSEVVKRHKFPSWMTQIDMFDTEQGEELKTVPSWNQHYVSREDICRLEVRGKKLAPEVMNACQWMEFLDIQSETEATEVCLRSRGDVDCHPGVNWCNPQPVLKKIQSVCESMMNAAVLIATYDACSPTIVPAVYQKRKWFFKNFGNIRKKMKATVKKNKKWLRRQNEVTKLSTRRRKHAPKNFSGRQGMRAF; encoded by the exons ATGTACAGCTGGATAGCTTCATTTTTTACAACAGACGACAATGAAGACGAATCTTTGTACGCGAAAAGTCAAGAAGAGAATGAAAAAGCAGAAGGAGAGTGGACATGGATTGAAGTAATCGAAAATGATTCCGATCAAAGTTTTATTTTGATTCAATCGAGTGAAGAACAACGATGCCAGTTTGCGTCGTGTCAAGAAAAAccacatataaaaaaaagacgAACACGCCGTGAAAGGATGGCAGAGAAAACGTTCATTAAATGTCTGCATCTCGATCATGCACTGtcgaaaaaaaaaaccaaaccaattttaaaaccactttctttaaaaGCACTATGCCGGAGAAAGCTCTCCACCTCAGAGGTTTTATCCTCTACCTGTCATTCTCCCACTGAGGACTTTTGGCCACAAAACAATGAATTTGATTTGGAGACCATTCTACGAACAGCTCTATTGATGAAACAGCTAGTGGGGATTGCAATAATGCTTGAGAAAAATCAACTCGACG AGGGGCTTCAGTTATGGCTGGAAGACTTTCAATATCGCTGCAATCAACAGAGTATTGAATGGAAACAGAAACCAGCTATCATGTGGAAACCATCCTCTGTGTCAACTTGTGCGTCAAAACCGTCGTCGGAGTACAATGGATGGAAGGACGGGAACAATAGCGGAAATGATATTCTGTTCATTTCGGAAGTAACATATCACATGCCAGGTTGGATGTCAAAAATTGATGTTTTTGACGAAGATGAAGTACAGATGACAAATAAAATTGACTTTCCAAATTGGATTCGAAAGATTGATGTATTTGAGGAAGCGGAAAGAAAAACCCGAAGTGAGGTCGTGAAGAGACATAAGTTTCCATCCTGGATGACACAAATTGATATGTTTGACACTGAACAGGGTGAAGAGCTTAAAACTGTTCCTTCTTGGAATCAACATTATGTTAGCAGAGAGGATATTTGCAGACTTGAAGTTCGTGGTAAGAAGTTGGCACCAGAAGTGATGAATGCATGCCAGTGGATGGAGTTCTTGGACATCCAAAGCGAAACCGAGGCTACAGAAGTATGTCTACGCAGCAGGGGTGACGTTGATTGTCATCCAGGTGTAAATTGGTGCAATCCGCAACCAGTTTTAAAGAAGATTCAATCAGTGTGCGAGAGTATGATGAATGCTGCTGTACTCATTGCCACCTATGATGCGTGTTCACCCACCATCGTGCCTGCCGTATATCAGAAGAGAAAGTGGTTTTTCAAAAACTTCGGAAACAttcgaaaaaaaatgaaagcaacTGTAAAGAAGAACAAGAAATGGTTACGAAGACAGAACGAAGTCACAAAACTCTCGACGAGAAGAAGAAAACACGCCCCAAAAAATTTCAGTGGAAGACAAGGAATGAGAGCTTTTTAA